One Bombus fervidus isolate BK054 chromosome 5, iyBomFerv1, whole genome shotgun sequence DNA window includes the following coding sequences:
- the LOC139987276 gene encoding uncharacterized protein isoform X2 — translation MRVKTVPRQRVIQDNRNIESRSETSSVKTESTRQSSNDDTKDMSEAGKDGLQGSNEDAIDLNGNKIKSEDRSKSVAKKDKETLKYSEEVLDMSIKLKGETSTEGDSVLLSLIAGPSCKYSNSQPNEDVKESVSNDDNNNNILLQKTDVENSSAAGSSSIEDLGPCENELTTQTSDDSDKPSEALNLCKRDCQDEDDSNHGVGSDEKLKDTFLYKIMTDPTFLENIQKHKQTKRYTCPYCKQEFNNSDEQADHMDAKKDESNQVVCCACKKTFAQKRYLRYHQRCHSERTMFTCDICTKKYTRIDNLSRHNAFHVNPDKFSCNCCEKTFARKDLLNKHLKCHDNKYRFFCEICQRYFKGPLSLENHKKNFHSKAA, via the exons ATGAGAGTGAAAACCGTGCCGAGACAGCGAGTAATTCAAGACAACAGAAACATCGAATCACGGTCGGAAACTTCTAGTGTAAAGACTGAAAGCACGAGACAATCTTCAAACGACGACACGAAAGATATGTCGGAAGCTGGTAAAGATGGGTTACAAGGATCGAACGAAGATGCGATTGATTTGAATGGGAACAAAATCAAATCGGAAGATCGATCGAAATCAGTAGCGAAGAAGGACAAGGAGACCTTGAAATATTCGGAGGAAGTATTAGATATGTCGATTAAACTGAAG GGCGAAACCTCTACGGAAGGAGATTCAGTTCTTCTCAGTTTAATAGCTGGTCCAAGCTGCAAGTACTCTAATTCGCAGCCAAACGAGGATGTAAAGGAATCTGTTAGTAACGACGACAATAATAAcaat ATACTACTCCAAAAGACAGATGTGGAAAATTCTTCGGCGGCTGGTTCCTCGAGCATAGAAGATTTAGGTCCATGCGAAAACGAATTAACCACACAAACCTCCGACGATTCGGATAAACCATCAGAAGCTCTTAATTTGTGTAAACGAGATTGTCAGGACGAAGATGATTCGAATCACGGCGTAGGTTCCGATGAGAAATTGAAGGACACTTTCCTTTACAAGATCATGACAGATCCAACGTTCTTAGAGAACATACAGAAGCACAAGCAAACAAAACGATACACGTGTCCGTACTGTAAACAAGAATTTAATAACAGCGACGAACAGGCCGACCACATGGATGCAAAGAAAGACGAATCGAATCAGGTGGTTTGCTGCGCGTGCAAAAAGACTTTCGCGCAGAAACGATACCTGAGGTATCATCAGAGGTGTCACTCGGAGCGGACCATGTTCACCTGTGATATTTGCACGAAGAAATACACCAGAATAGACAATTTGTCGAGACACAACGCGTTTCATGTGAATCCAGACAAATTCTCATGCAACTGCTGCGAGAAAACGTTCGCGAGAAAAGATCTGCTGAACAAGCATTTGAAGTGTCACGACAACAAGTATCGCTTCTTCTGCGAGATATGTCAGAGATATTTCAAAGGGCCGCTCTCGTTGGAAAACcacaaaaagaattttcacTCTAAGGCTGCATAA
- the LOC139987276 gene encoding uncharacterized protein isoform X1, producing MPYTTMRVKTVPRQRVIQDNRNIESRSETSSVKTESTRQSSNDDTKDMSEAGKDGLQGSNEDAIDLNGNKIKSEDRSKSVAKKDKETLKYSEEVLDMSIKLKGETSTEGDSVLLSLIAGPSCKYSNSQPNEDVKESVSNDDNNNNILLQKTDVENSSAAGSSSIEDLGPCENELTTQTSDDSDKPSEALNLCKRDCQDEDDSNHGVGSDEKLKDTFLYKIMTDPTFLENIQKHKQTKRYTCPYCKQEFNNSDEQADHMDAKKDESNQVVCCACKKTFAQKRYLRYHQRCHSERTMFTCDICTKKYTRIDNLSRHNAFHVNPDKFSCNCCEKTFARKDLLNKHLKCHDNKYRFFCEICQRYFKGPLSLENHKKNFHSKAA from the exons ATGCCTTAC ACGACAATGAGAGTGAAAACCGTGCCGAGACAGCGAGTAATTCAAGACAACAGAAACATCGAATCACGGTCGGAAACTTCTAGTGTAAAGACTGAAAGCACGAGACAATCTTCAAACGACGACACGAAAGATATGTCGGAAGCTGGTAAAGATGGGTTACAAGGATCGAACGAAGATGCGATTGATTTGAATGGGAACAAAATCAAATCGGAAGATCGATCGAAATCAGTAGCGAAGAAGGACAAGGAGACCTTGAAATATTCGGAGGAAGTATTAGATATGTCGATTAAACTGAAG GGCGAAACCTCTACGGAAGGAGATTCAGTTCTTCTCAGTTTAATAGCTGGTCCAAGCTGCAAGTACTCTAATTCGCAGCCAAACGAGGATGTAAAGGAATCTGTTAGTAACGACGACAATAATAAcaat ATACTACTCCAAAAGACAGATGTGGAAAATTCTTCGGCGGCTGGTTCCTCGAGCATAGAAGATTTAGGTCCATGCGAAAACGAATTAACCACACAAACCTCCGACGATTCGGATAAACCATCAGAAGCTCTTAATTTGTGTAAACGAGATTGTCAGGACGAAGATGATTCGAATCACGGCGTAGGTTCCGATGAGAAATTGAAGGACACTTTCCTTTACAAGATCATGACAGATCCAACGTTCTTAGAGAACATACAGAAGCACAAGCAAACAAAACGATACACGTGTCCGTACTGTAAACAAGAATTTAATAACAGCGACGAACAGGCCGACCACATGGATGCAAAGAAAGACGAATCGAATCAGGTGGTTTGCTGCGCGTGCAAAAAGACTTTCGCGCAGAAACGATACCTGAGGTATCATCAGAGGTGTCACTCGGAGCGGACCATGTTCACCTGTGATATTTGCACGAAGAAATACACCAGAATAGACAATTTGTCGAGACACAACGCGTTTCATGTGAATCCAGACAAATTCTCATGCAACTGCTGCGAGAAAACGTTCGCGAGAAAAGATCTGCTGAACAAGCATTTGAAGTGTCACGACAACAAGTATCGCTTCTTCTGCGAGATATGTCAGAGATATTTCAAAGGGCCGCTCTCGTTGGAAAACcacaaaaagaattttcacTCTAAGGCTGCATAA